The following are encoded together in the Deinococcus soli (ex Cha et al. 2016) genome:
- a CDS encoding DNA gyrase subunit B, protein MTQTDDTVQDINATAGPSAEYTAADISVLEGMDAVRKRPGMYVQGGTGIDGYHQLLTEIIDNGIDEGLANFATEIHVILHADGAATVTDNGRGIPIDIMQSKGRPAIEVIFSELHAGGKFGQGAYKVSGGLHGVGSTVVNALSLYLDVTVNKHGHLHNVRFEKGILVKPLRDEGPTPKDVTWATSVSFHPDPSIFKEFDNQFNYDRIRNRLRELAYLTGLKIVIRDERVDLHAGQIKEETFHEKGGIANFARALVTDDTKLLYDQPIVMTGQHSGVNVKVAFIHANTYASDNILTYANMIRTRDGGTPLTGFKTAYTRILNKYAASKNLIKNGNPTPSGDDLLEGIYCVVSVEVEDPQFESQAKVKLLNSEAQTAVNAVVGEKFAEFLEENPKVGKTIVEKAAEAARAREAARKARDIVRRSNPLENDDLPGKLADCSSQDPAESELFIVEGISAGGSAKGGRERRFQAILPLRGKILNVEKAELNKILKNAEIRALIGAIGAGVEGTGDRMHFDLSNLRYHKIIIMTDADMDGGHIATLLLTFFYRYMRPVVEAGYLYIAQPPLYRIMIGREKKGTYLYTNEDLKEHVARANKEGKKYDIQRFKGLGEMNADQLWDTTMNPETRALKRVGIEDLIVANEVFENLMGSDVAPRKTFIQENARFAEISV, encoded by the coding sequence ATGACCCAGACCGACGACACCGTACAGGACATCAACGCCACCGCCGGCCCCAGCGCCGAATACACCGCCGCCGACATCAGCGTCCTTGAGGGCATGGACGCCGTGCGCAAACGCCCCGGCATGTACGTGCAGGGCGGCACCGGCATCGACGGCTACCACCAGCTCCTGACCGAGATCATCGACAACGGCATCGACGAGGGCCTCGCCAACTTCGCCACCGAGATCCACGTCATCCTGCACGCCGACGGCGCCGCCACCGTCACCGACAACGGCCGCGGCATCCCCATCGACATCATGCAGAGCAAGGGCCGCCCCGCCATCGAAGTCATCTTCAGCGAACTCCACGCCGGGGGCAAATTCGGCCAGGGCGCCTACAAGGTCTCCGGCGGCCTGCACGGTGTCGGCAGCACCGTGGTGAACGCCCTGAGCCTGTACCTGGACGTCACCGTCAACAAGCACGGTCACCTGCACAACGTGCGCTTCGAGAAGGGCATCCTCGTCAAACCCCTGCGCGACGAGGGCCCCACGCCCAAGGACGTCACCTGGGCCACCAGCGTCAGCTTCCACCCGGACCCCAGCATCTTCAAGGAGTTCGACAACCAGTTCAACTACGACCGCATCCGCAACCGCCTGCGCGAACTGGCGTACCTGACGGGCCTGAAGATCGTCATCCGCGATGAACGCGTGGACCTGCACGCCGGGCAGATCAAGGAAGAAACCTTCCACGAGAAGGGCGGCATCGCCAACTTCGCCCGCGCCCTGGTCACCGACGACACCAAACTCCTGTACGACCAGCCCATCGTCATGACCGGCCAGCACAGCGGCGTGAACGTCAAGGTCGCGTTCATCCACGCGAACACCTACGCCAGCGACAACATCCTGACGTACGCGAACATGATCCGCACCCGCGACGGCGGCACCCCCCTGACCGGCTTCAAGACCGCGTACACCCGCATCCTGAACAAGTACGCCGCCTCCAAGAACCTCATCAAGAACGGCAACCCCACCCCCAGCGGCGACGACCTCCTCGAAGGGATCTACTGCGTCGTCAGCGTCGAGGTGGAAGACCCGCAGTTCGAATCCCAGGCGAAGGTCAAGCTGCTGAACAGCGAGGCGCAGACCGCCGTGAACGCCGTCGTCGGCGAGAAATTCGCCGAGTTCCTCGAGGAGAACCCCAAAGTCGGCAAGACCATCGTCGAGAAGGCCGCCGAGGCCGCCCGCGCCCGCGAGGCCGCCCGCAAGGCCCGCGACATCGTCCGGCGCAGCAACCCGCTGGAGAACGACGACCTGCCCGGCAAACTCGCCGATTGCTCCTCGCAGGACCCCGCTGAAAGCGAACTGTTCATCGTGGAAGGGATCAGTGCAGGCGGCAGCGCCAAGGGCGGACGCGAACGCCGTTTCCAGGCGATCCTCCCCCTGCGCGGCAAGATCCTCAACGTCGAAAAAGCCGAACTGAACAAGATCCTCAAGAACGCCGAGATCCGCGCGCTGATCGGCGCGATCGGCGCCGGCGTCGAGGGCACGGGCGACCGCATGCACTTCGACCTGTCGAACCTGCGCTACCACAAGATCATCATCATGACCGATGCCGACATGGACGGCGGCCACATCGCTACCCTGCTGCTGACCTTCTTCTACCGCTACATGCGCCCCGTCGTCGAAGCCGGGTACCTGTACATCGCGCAGCCCCCGCTGTACCGCATCATGATCGGCCGCGAAAAGAAAGGCACGTACCTCTACACCAACGAAGACCTCAAGGAACACGTCGCCCGCGCCAACAAGGAAGGCAAGAAGTACGACATCCAGCGCTTCAAGGGTCTGGGCGAGATGAACGCCGACCAGCTGTGGGACACCACCATGAACCCCGAAACCCGCGCCCTGAAACGCGTGGGCATCGAGGACCTCATCGTTGCCAACGAAGTCTTCGAGAACCTCATGGGCAGCGACGTCGCCCCCCGCAAGACCTTCATCCAGGAAAACGCGCGCTTCGCTGAAATCAGCGTGTAA
- a CDS encoding vWA domain-containing protein, producing MSRAVTLSLLLLGSAAAAQDAPCSLPSGELPTRTRVVFVLDTSGSMRGIGDGRADIFARVRGQLNAFVRAAQPDRVDLITFDSGLRSRRTFDAPAGSGAWNAALGTLKADGSNTFLYRSVRDALRPLTAQGGEVTQVFVLTDGIDNDTREAGKTVTATDALNAWTGRGPLDRLTYVALGTDIPAEARAALSGSSYASGLTVPVNLVPDLAGAGLEGGLRRVTGDTLPAPFPDGTAVTLATGASGLSLAAPTVQGTEVRLTVPAGLRPGTPALLCAPPVAAAGWIAPRERQVLLRLTGQPLSWLNPGADLALRGGEDVVLRLRAAPGVTTARIRLGPLPAGVTGRVDAPAGSRDFTVTLRATRPQPDLTVTPTLLLPEVGTTALPTLRGQAGGRTLSTPAIPPTPGAPAPTASPAGRWAWLALLPLLALGAWAALRRRAAPAPAPRAAPARPFLPGVEGIEYREDRTLHLVTADGEVAGVPTPLGGPFDLGQLSRVPHLSGLRAEQHRDGLKLLRLPPDLDVSQGARLLQAGDIVRPGTLIGVAVARQVRAPRLELGELAGLGLPLALHVTGPSVQVRGPYGAHVLRITAPVTDLGGALRAPALDGLRVTLSGHTLLLLGTPAGVQLRAAGDSQPLRDSQPLPAHALLDFLPPGPGA from the coding sequence ATGTCCCGCGCCGTCACTCTGTCCCTCCTGCTGCTGGGGTCCGCTGCGGCCGCGCAGGACGCCCCGTGCTCGCTTCCGTCCGGTGAGCTGCCCACCCGCACCCGCGTGGTCTTCGTGCTGGATACCAGCGGCAGCATGCGCGGGATCGGGGACGGCCGGGCCGACATCTTCGCGCGGGTCAGGGGGCAGTTGAACGCCTTCGTGCGCGCCGCGCAGCCTGACCGGGTGGACCTGATCACCTTCGATTCGGGCCTGCGGTCCCGGCGCACCTTCGACGCCCCGGCCGGGAGCGGCGCGTGGAACGCCGCGCTGGGCACCCTGAAGGCGGACGGCAGCAACACGTTCCTGTACCGCAGCGTCCGCGACGCGCTGCGCCCCCTGACTGCGCAAGGCGGCGAGGTCACGCAGGTGTTCGTCCTGACCGACGGGATCGACAACGACACGCGCGAGGCCGGAAAGACCGTGACTGCCACGGATGCCCTGAACGCCTGGACCGGCCGTGGGCCGCTGGACCGCCTCACGTACGTTGCGCTGGGTACCGACATCCCTGCCGAGGCGCGCGCCGCCCTGAGCGGCAGCAGCTACGCCAGCGGCCTGACGGTGCCCGTGAACCTCGTGCCGGACCTGGCGGGCGCGGGTCTGGAGGGCGGCCTGCGCCGCGTGACCGGCGACACGCTGCCCGCCCCGTTCCCGGACGGCACCGCCGTGACGCTGGCGACCGGGGCGTCCGGCCTCTCCCTGGCGGCGCCCACCGTGCAGGGGACCGAGGTGCGCCTGACCGTCCCGGCCGGACTGCGGCCCGGCACGCCCGCGCTGCTGTGCGCGCCGCCTGTCGCGGCGGCCGGGTGGATCGCGCCGAGGGAGCGGCAGGTGCTGCTGCGCCTGACCGGCCAGCCGCTGTCGTGGCTGAATCCGGGCGCGGACCTCGCCCTGCGCGGCGGGGAGGACGTCGTGCTGCGTCTGCGGGCCGCGCCCGGCGTGACCACCGCCCGCATCCGGCTGGGCCCCCTGCCCGCCGGGGTGACGGGCCGCGTGGACGCCCCCGCCGGATCGCGGGACTTCACGGTCACGTTGCGCGCCACCCGCCCGCAGCCAGACCTGACCGTCACGCCGACCCTCCTGCTGCCGGAGGTGGGGACCACGGCGCTGCCCACCCTGCGCGGGCAGGCGGGCGGCCGCACGCTGAGTACCCCGGCGATCCCCCCCACGCCCGGTGCCCCGGCTCCGACGGCGTCCCCGGCGGGACGCTGGGCGTGGCTGGCGCTGCTGCCCCTGCTCGCCCTCGGGGCCTGGGCCGCCCTGCGGCGCCGCGCCGCCCCGGCCCCCGCGCCGCGCGCCGCGCCCGCCCGCCCGTTCCTGCCCGGCGTGGAGGGCATCGAGTACCGCGAGGACCGCACCCTGCACCTCGTGACCGCCGACGGGGAGGTCGCGGGCGTGCCCACGCCGCTGGGCGGGCCCTTCGACCTGGGGCAGCTGAGCCGCGTGCCGCACCTGAGCGGCCTGCGCGCCGAGCAGCACCGCGACGGCCTCAAACTCCTGCGCCTCCCGCCGGACCTGGACGTCAGCCAGGGCGCGCGGCTGCTCCAGGCGGGGGACATCGTGCGGCCCGGCACCCTGATCGGCGTGGCCGTGGCCCGGCAGGTACGCGCCCCCCGCCTGGAACTGGGAGAACTGGCCGGACTGGGCCTGCCCCTCGCGCTGCACGTCACAGGTCCCAGCGTGCAGGTGCGCGGCCCGTACGGCGCGCACGTCCTGCGCATCACGGCGCCCGTCACGGACCTGGGCGGGGCGCTGCGGGCCCCGGCCCTGGACGGCCTGCGCGTGACCCTGAGCGGCCACACCCTGCTGCTGCTGGGAACGCCCGCCGGGGTGCAGCTGCGCGCCGCCGGGGACAGCCAGCCGCTGCGGGACAGCCAGCCGCTCCCGGCGCACGCGCTGCTGGACTTCCTGCCGCCCGGGCCCGGCGCGTGA
- a CDS encoding NAD(P)H-dependent oxidoreductase subunit E — protein sequence MPVTRLEICTEHLSIDQREDLLDAVWAALRISPGMVTADGNVELSLSHCGPAVAPEDAPLVRVGEVEYRNVTPERLVTLMKRWSR from the coding sequence GTGCCCGTCACCCGCCTGGAAATCTGCACCGAACACCTGAGCATCGACCAACGAGAAGACCTGCTGGACGCCGTCTGGGCGGCCCTGCGCATCAGCCCCGGCATGGTCACGGCCGACGGCAACGTGGAACTGAGTCTCTCGCACTGCGGACCTGCCGTGGCCCCCGAGGACGCCCCCCTGGTCCGGGTCGGCGAGGTCGAATACCGCAACGTCACCCCCGAGCGCCTCGTGACCCTGATGAAACGCTGGAGCCGCTGA